The Argonema galeatum A003/A1 genome includes a region encoding these proteins:
- a CDS encoding acyl-CoA desaturase: protein MPIQSTAPKHKSTLTLDWISVAFFAAVHGLALLAPWFFSWSALGVMIFLHWLFGSIGICLGYHRLLTHRSFQVPKWLEYIITTIGTLSLQGGPIFWVAGHRLHHAHTEDFDKDPYSAKRGFWWSHCLWLIYPQDEFFNYETYRRFAPDLDRDPYYRWLNRNFLLLQIPLGLLLYALGGWSFVIYGMFLRSVLLWHSTWLINSATHLRGYRNFQLDDGSRNLWWAAILTYGEGWHNNHHAHPNVAKAGLRWWEIDVTWWAIKTLKTLGLAKKVVMPVN, encoded by the coding sequence ATGCCAATTCAATCAACTGCTCCTAAGCATAAATCAACTCTTACTCTCGACTGGATAAGTGTGGCATTTTTTGCTGCCGTTCATGGTTTAGCTTTGTTAGCTCCCTGGTTTTTTTCTTGGTCAGCTTTGGGGGTAATGATATTTCTCCATTGGTTATTTGGCAGTATAGGTATCTGTTTAGGATATCACCGACTTTTAACTCACCGTAGTTTTCAAGTACCAAAATGGTTGGAATATATAATTACTACTATCGGTACGCTTTCTCTTCAAGGGGGGCCGATATTTTGGGTGGCTGGACATCGTTTGCATCATGCACATACAGAGGATTTCGATAAAGATCCATACTCTGCTAAACGAGGATTCTGGTGGAGTCACTGTCTTTGGCTAATTTACCCACAGGATGAGTTTTTCAACTACGAAACTTATAGAAGATTTGCACCTGATTTAGACCGCGACCCCTATTACCGTTGGCTAAATCGCAACTTTTTACTGCTTCAAATTCCCTTGGGATTATTGTTATATGCTTTGGGTGGATGGTCTTTTGTAATCTATGGAATGTTCTTGCGATCGGTCCTACTCTGGCACAGCACTTGGCTGATTAATTCTGCCACACACCTACGCGGTTATCGTAATTTTCAATTAGATGATGGATCTCGAAATCTTTGGTGGGCGGCGATTTTAACTTATGGCGAAGGTTGGCACAATAATCATCATGCTCATCCAAATGTAGCAAAAGCCGGACTGCGTTGGTGGGAAATTGATGTGACTTGGTGGGCAATTAAAACTCTCAAAACTCTGGGTTTGGCGAAAAAGGTTGTCATGCCTGTAAATTAG
- a CDS encoding hybrid sensor histidine kinase/response regulator, which yields MNATLPGYRLIESIHTGVRTVIYRAQRESDLSSVIVKTLLAEYPTLEDITRLRHEYKILQHLNIEGIVKAYSLENYGNGLAVILEDFGAESLKNLINSQGIPVFSFLSIAIQLASAIAELHKNHIIHKDIKPHNIIITSPKEQVKIIDFSISSRLERENSTLSHPDLLEGTLAYMSPEQTGRMNRSIDYRTDFYSLGVTFYEMLTGELPFSATEPMELVHSHIAKMPVPPHHVNPEIPEAISNILMKLLAKTAEDRYQSADGLKFDLETCLIKLQTIGATFDFIAGGADKAGLLNIPQKLYGREAEVATLLETFDRVSAPPTWGGTRGGAELMLVSGYSGIGKTVLVNEVHKPIVRQRGYFIAGKFDQFKRNIPYASLIQAFQSLIQQFLTESEAQIQAWKDKLLSALGINGQVIIDVIPEVELIIGKQPPVPELGATESQNRFSRVFKQFISVFTTKEHPLVVFLDDLQWADSASLKLIEMLMTDTESEYLLLIGAYRDNEVFPTHPTIQTIGKICQMGATVNHIVLGPLELVHVEQLIADTLNESVRSKPLSDLLFNKTQGNPFFLTQLLKTLTLEDLLVYHLHSGEWQWNIKQIQAIGITDYNVVDLIARNIRKLPSDTQKVLKLAACIGNTFNLEILSVVNEESSLVTAAHLWSSLQAGLILPLSNDYKIPLVFSQEESGGFTLTDVKVDYKFLHDRVQQAAYSLIPDEDKKATHLKIGQLLLHSTTPEERKENIFALVNQLNYGTDLLTSEAKKYELAQLNLIAGQKAKAATAHDSAVKYLQVGLGLLASDSWDSQYELTLALHSEAAEAAYLNGDFEAMERFGEIVQNCAKMLLDKVKVYEVQIQAYISQNRLLEAVSTGLQVLKLLGVEFPPQPNPSDIGQALGETAAILNGLRIEDLIDLPQMTEPYKLAAMRLLSSIFTPAYLGAAPELVPLTVCKQVPLSIQYGNASVSPFAYANYGLILCGIVGDIDSGYQFGQLALSLLSKLNAQEIKAKTVFIVNLFIRHWKEHLRETLEPLVSTYSIGMETGDLEYAGYGLFLSSMFAYFSGKELTVLEREMAINRDAIHKLKQKTALNYLEIYRQVILNLLGKSENHCCLQGEACDEQIMLPLLQQANDKTGLYYIYWNKLLLSYWFENYSEAIENTVITEQYLNVVVASPFIPLFHFYDSLVRLAVYADSTESEKNALLDRVRDNQEKMQKWAHHAPMNFLHKFYLVEAERHRVLGEKVEAIEMYDRAIALAKENEYINEEALAHELAAKFYLSWGKQSIAQTYMTNAYYAYIRWGAIAKVKHLEEKYPQLISRSPVTETTLDRAATIVSLTTTGSQAEILDLATVLKASQAITSEIVLANLFDKLMKILIENAGAQTGSLILPKNGQFVIEAAGNKDDVQVLQSLPVSSSQQLPISVFNYVARTKKDLVLNDASQDVTFNTDPYITQRKIKSLLCAPILYQGKLTAILYLENNLIAGAFTPKRVEVLRLLSSQAAIALENAQLYHTLEVKVEERTQQLKEKNARLEVEIKERQRAEQVAEAANRAKSQFLANMSHELRTPLNGILGYAQIFKRDKNLTSQQNVGVNIINQCGEHLLTLINDILDLSKIEAGKMELHPVEFHFSEFLQGIAEVCRIRAEQKRISLIYEPMTKLPIGIQADEKRLRQILINLLGNAVKFTETGGVTLKVRLIENQGESQEIGRDSKIQNPKSSGATVGIVTGTAKTPTSRQIQNRKIRFQVEDTGIGIASEQLSKIFLPFEQVGDTVRQSEGTGLGLAISRQLVEMMGGELKAESAVAKGSIFWFELDLAEVKEWGAHQKKSEKIVRGYAGYNRRIMVVDDKWENRSVLVNLLAPIGFEIIEATDGQDCLNKAPSFNPDCILIDLVMPMMDGFEATRRIRKLPELKDVIVIATSASVLSTEQQGSLDAGCNDFLPKPIRAGELLESLSHYLGLEWIYEESEVTSTDSSVQTTDCQIQEEEIIPPPGEELTILFDLAMSGDMGGIQERADQLQQLAPQYVPFANRLSQLAKDFEEEKILELVQQYKEME from the coding sequence ATGAATGCCACCCTACCTGGTTACCGACTCATCGAATCCATTCACACTGGAGTGAGAACGGTCATTTATCGCGCTCAGCGGGAGTCGGATCTTTCAAGTGTTATCGTCAAAACCCTACTAGCCGAGTATCCTACCCTCGAAGATATTACCCGCTTGCGGCATGAATATAAAATCCTGCAACATCTCAACATTGAAGGAATTGTCAAAGCCTATAGCTTGGAAAACTATGGGAATGGCTTAGCGGTGATTTTAGAAGATTTTGGGGCCGAATCACTCAAAAATCTGATAAATTCGCAAGGGATACCAGTTTTTTCCTTTCTTTCGATCGCCATTCAGCTAGCATCTGCGATCGCAGAACTTCATAAAAATCACATTATTCATAAAGATATAAAACCGCATAATATTATCATAACTTCACCAAAAGAGCAAGTAAAAATTATTGATTTTAGTATTTCTTCGCGCTTGGAGCGAGAAAACTCGACACTCAGCCATCCTGACTTGCTCGAAGGCACCCTCGCCTATATGTCGCCAGAGCAAACTGGCAGAATGAATCGGTCAATTGACTACCGCACTGACTTTTATTCTTTGGGCGTTACTTTTTATGAAATGCTGACAGGCGAGTTGCCTTTTAGTGCCACCGAGCCGATGGAATTGGTACACAGCCATATTGCTAAAATGCCTGTACCGCCTCATCATGTGAATCCAGAAATTCCAGAGGCGATCTCAAATATTTTAATGAAATTGTTAGCCAAAACTGCTGAAGACCGTTACCAAAGTGCAGATGGCTTAAAATTTGATTTAGAAACCTGTCTGATCAAGCTACAAACGATCGGCGCTACTTTCGACTTTATTGCTGGGGGTGCCGACAAAGCAGGTCTATTGAATATACCACAAAAACTTTACGGTCGGGAAGCGGAAGTTGCTACGCTTTTGGAAACATTCGATCGCGTTTCTGCTCCCCCAACATGGGGGGGGACTAGAGGGGGGGCGGAATTAATGCTTGTTTCCGGTTATTCCGGCATTGGTAAAACTGTTCTAGTCAATGAAGTTCACAAACCCATTGTGCGGCAACGGGGATATTTTATTGCAGGGAAATTTGACCAGTTCAAGCGGAATATTCCTTACGCTTCCCTAATTCAAGCATTCCAATCATTAATTCAGCAATTTTTAACTGAAAGCGAAGCACAAATTCAAGCTTGGAAAGATAAACTTTTATCGGCTTTAGGCATTAACGGACAAGTGATTATCGACGTGATTCCCGAAGTCGAACTCATTATCGGCAAACAGCCACCCGTCCCCGAATTGGGGGCAACTGAATCGCAAAACCGCTTCAGTCGGGTATTCAAACAATTTATTAGCGTATTTACAACTAAAGAACACCCGCTAGTTGTATTTTTAGATGACTTGCAGTGGGCAGATTCGGCATCGCTGAAATTGATCGAAATGCTGATGACTGATACCGAAAGCGAATATTTATTGCTAATTGGCGCGTATCGAGATAACGAAGTTTTTCCGACCCATCCGACAATTCAAACTATTGGCAAGATTTGCCAAATGGGTGCGACGGTGAATCATATCGTACTCGGCCCATTAGAACTCGTTCATGTCGAACAATTAATCGCCGATACTTTAAATGAATCTGTTCGATCAAAGCCGCTATCTGACCTACTTTTTAACAAAACGCAGGGCAATCCCTTCTTCTTAACTCAACTGCTCAAAACCCTAACCCTTGAAGATTTGCTGGTTTATCACTTGCACTCAGGCGAGTGGCAGTGGAACATCAAGCAAATCCAAGCGATCGGAATTACCGATTATAACGTTGTCGATCTGATTGCTAGAAATATTCGCAAACTGCCCTCCGATACGCAGAAAGTATTAAAACTAGCAGCTTGTATTGGCAACACTTTTAACTTAGAAATTTTAAGCGTTGTAAATGAGGAATCTTCCTTAGTCACTGCTGCACATCTGTGGTCGTCGCTTCAGGCTGGGTTGATTTTACCTTTGAGCAATGACTACAAAATTCCGCTGGTATTTAGTCAGGAAGAATCGGGCGGGTTTACCTTAACGGATGTCAAGGTTGACTACAAGTTTTTGCATGACCGAGTGCAGCAAGCCGCTTATTCTCTGATTCCCGATGAGGATAAGAAAGCAACGCACCTGAAAATTGGTCAATTACTGCTGCACTCCACAACGCCTGAAGAACGCAAAGAAAATATTTTTGCTCTCGTTAACCAACTCAATTACGGTACTGACTTACTCACATCTGAAGCCAAAAAATACGAACTAGCTCAACTTAATCTCATAGCCGGACAGAAAGCGAAAGCAGCCACAGCGCACGATTCCGCCGTCAAATATTTGCAAGTTGGTTTGGGACTGTTAGCATCTGATAGTTGGGACAGTCAATATGAACTGACATTAGCACTACACTCAGAAGCAGCAGAAGCGGCATATCTGAACGGTGATTTTGAAGCAATGGAGAGATTCGGTGAGATAGTCCAAAACTGCGCCAAAATGTTGCTGGACAAAGTGAAAGTGTATGAAGTCCAGATTCAAGCTTACATATCGCAGAACAGGCTGCTAGAAGCGGTTAGTACGGGGCTACAAGTTTTAAAGCTATTGGGAGTAGAGTTTCCCCCTCAGCCGAACCCGTCAGATATTGGGCAAGCACTAGGGGAAACTGCGGCAATTTTGAATGGCTTGCGAATTGAGGATTTAATTGACCTGCCTCAAATGACTGAGCCTTATAAATTAGCAGCCATGAGACTTTTATCAAGTATCTTTACTCCTGCATACCTTGGTGCTGCTCCAGAACTGGTACCCTTGACAGTGTGCAAACAAGTACCTTTATCCATCCAATATGGTAATGCTTCCGTTTCTCCATTTGCTTATGCCAATTATGGTCTGATTCTTTGTGGCATTGTGGGAGATATTGATTCAGGTTATCAGTTTGGTCAATTAGCTTTAAGTCTATTGTCAAAGTTAAATGCTCAAGAAATTAAAGCCAAGACAGTCTTCATAGTAAATCTATTTATCCGACATTGGAAAGAGCATCTGAGAGAAACCTTAGAGCCTTTGGTGTCAACTTACTCTATCGGAATGGAAACAGGAGATTTAGAATATGCAGGCTATGGTCTATTCCTGTCCTCCATGTTCGCTTACTTTAGCGGCAAAGAACTGACTGTCCTTGAAAGAGAGATGGCAATCAACAGAGATGCTATTCATAAACTCAAGCAAAAAACAGCGCTTAATTATCTAGAAATCTATCGGCAGGTAATCTTAAATCTGCTGGGAAAAAGTGAAAATCACTGCTGTCTCCAGGGTGAAGCCTGCGATGAGCAGATCATGTTGCCACTGCTCCAGCAAGCAAATGACAAAACGGGACTTTACTACATATATTGGAACAAACTTTTACTTAGTTACTGGTTTGAAAATTACTCAGAAGCGATTGAAAATACTGTCATAACAGAGCAGTATTTAAACGTGGTGGTAGCGTCGCCCTTTATTCCTCTATTCCATTTTTACGATTCTTTAGTACGGCTAGCGGTGTATGCCGACAGCACAGAGTCAGAGAAAAACGCCCTCCTCGATCGCGTCCGAGATAATCAAGAAAAAATGCAGAAATGGGCGCATCATGCCCCGATGAATTTTTTGCACAAGTTCTATTTAGTAGAGGCAGAACGGCATCGGGTTTTAGGGGAAAAAGTAGAAGCGATCGAGATGTACGATCGCGCGATCGCCCTCGCTAAAGAAAACGAGTATATCAACGAAGAAGCACTTGCTCACGAACTCGCTGCGAAATTCTATCTGTCATGGGGCAAACAAAGCATTGCCCAGACTTACATGACAAATGCCTACTATGCTTATATTCGCTGGGGGGCTATTGCTAAAGTCAAACATTTAGAAGAAAAATACCCGCAATTAATTTCCCGATCGCCCGTCACAGAAACTACCCTCGATCGCGCTGCAACAATTGTTTCTTTAACTACCACGGGAAGTCAGGCAGAAATTTTGGACTTAGCAACAGTGCTGAAAGCAAGCCAAGCCATTACCAGCGAAATTGTTCTCGCTAACTTGTTCGACAAGTTAATGAAAATTTTGATCGAAAATGCTGGCGCTCAAACTGGTTCGCTCATCTTGCCAAAAAACGGTCAATTCGTCATCGAAGCAGCAGGGAATAAAGATGACGTGCAAGTGCTGCAATCTCTACCAGTTTCAAGCAGCCAGCAGCTACCTATATCAGTCTTTAATTATGTCGCCCGAACTAAAAAAGATCTGGTTTTAAATGATGCCAGCCAGGATGTAACTTTTAACACCGATCCCTATATCACCCAACGCAAAATAAAGTCTCTCCTGTGTGCGCCCATCCTTTATCAAGGCAAACTCACTGCCATTCTTTACCTAGAAAACAATCTGATTGCAGGTGCTTTTACGCCGAAACGGGTGGAAGTGTTGCGACTGCTATCATCTCAGGCTGCGATCGCTCTAGAAAATGCCCAACTCTATCACACCCTGGAAGTCAAAGTAGAAGAGCGAACCCAACAGTTAAAAGAAAAAAATGCGCGTCTGGAAGTGGAAATAAAAGAACGCCAGCGAGCCGAACAAGTCGCCGAAGCAGCCAACCGTGCCAAGAGTCAATTCCTCGCCAACATGAGCCACGAATTGAGAACACCGCTTAACGGCATTTTGGGTTACGCTCAAATCTTCAAACGAGACAAAAATTTGACCAGCCAGCAAAACGTTGGAGTTAATATCATTAACCAGTGCGGCGAACATCTGCTAACTTTAATCAACGATATTTTAGACCTCTCCAAAATCGAAGCGGGTAAAATGGAACTGCACCCCGTCGAGTTTCATTTTTCGGAATTTCTGCAAGGCATTGCCGAAGTCTGCCGCATTCGTGCCGAACAAAAGAGAATTTCCTTGATTTACGAACCGATGACTAAACTGCCTATCGGCATCCAGGCAGACGAGAAAAGGTTGCGGCAAATTTTGATTAACTTGCTCGGTAATGCCGTCAAATTCACCGAAACAGGTGGCGTTACTTTGAAAGTGCGGCTAATAGAAAATCAGGGAGAGTCGCAGGAGATCGGCAGAGATTCCAAAATCCAAAATCCAAAATCCTCTGGTGCAACGGTTGGCATCGTGACGGGAACCGCCAAGACGCCCACTTCGCGCCAAATCCAAAATCGGAAAATTCGCTTTCAAGTAGAAGACACCGGCATTGGCATTGCATCAGAACAATTGTCAAAAATATTTTTGCCATTCGAGCAGGTGGGCGACACAGTTCGTCAGTCAGAAGGAACCGGATTGGGGCTAGCAATTAGCCGCCAATTAGTTGAGATGATGGGTGGCGAACTGAAAGCAGAAAGCGCTGTAGCTAAAGGAAGTATTTTCTGGTTTGAGCTAGACTTGGCCGAAGTAAAAGAATGGGGGGCGCATCAAAAGAAATCCGAAAAGATCGTTAGGGGTTATGCTGGGTATAATAGAAGAATTATGGTGGTGGACGACAAATGGGAAAATCGCTCTGTTCTAGTTAATCTGCTAGCTCCAATTGGATTTGAAATTATTGAGGCAACCGATGGTCAAGACTGTCTGAATAAAGCACCGTCATTTAACCCAGATTGTATATTAATTGACTTGGTAATGCCTATGATGGATGGTTTTGAAGCTACGCGAAGAATTCGCAAATTGCCAGAACTTAAAGATGTAATAGTGATTGCGACTTCGGCTAGCGTTTTATCCACTGAGCAGCAGGGGAGCTTAGACGCTGGGTGTAATGATTTTCTTCCCAAGCCAATCCGAGCAGGAGAACTTTTAGAAAGTCTGAGTCATTATTTAGGTTTGGAATGGATTTATGAAGAATCAGAAGTTACCTCTACTGATTCCTCAGTCCAGACTACCGATTGCCAAATCCAAGAGGAAGAAATTATTCCTCCCCCAGGCGAAGAACTGACGATCCTTTTCGATCTGGCTATGAGTGGTGACATGGGAGGCATTCAGGAGCGAGCCGATCAACTCCAGCAGTTAGCTCCTCAATATGTGCCTTTTGCAAATCGTTTGAGTCAACTAGCAAAGGATTTTGAAGAAGAAAAAATTCTGGAGCTAGTGCAACAATATAAGGAGATGGAATAA